A DNA window from Candidatus Neomarinimicrobiota bacterium contains the following coding sequences:
- the argB gene encoding acetylglutamate kinase — protein MSIVKDSVVIKIGGAVLDRKKTIDELSWNILKLKDRFRFILVHGGGKEITKQLKNCGIESKFSGGLRITTDKEIDIIDNVITNKINKNIIHKFQNDGINVIGLSGENNNLFEIEPVVFDGITKSRVGKIVNTKKEILLNYLDKGIIPVVSPICMNSHNKRFNVNADEVAYAIATAIKAKVLIFISDVSGVYVNGKLINSLNIENIHQLIKKEIATGGMAVKLKSSANCIQKGVEKVIITNWAGRSTLINILENKKKELTVIKRGGIKMADNQWIQLSNEVLIQSYHRPNILIERGDGIYLYDSKGRRYIDFISSVAVSSLGHSDKDLINKAVEQLNQLWHCSNLYHSRPHIELAKLLTEKTFADKVFFVNSGAEAVETALKFARKWAYANKGEECYEFICFKNSFHGRSYGALSATGNENYWIGYKPLVPGIKFAEMNNINSVKELISEKTCAILIEPIQGEGGIHPATKEFIQEIKELSTKHNFLLIFDEIQCGLGRTGYFNAYEYYEIEPDIMTIAKPLGGGLPIGVTLTTNRIAENIKPGDHGSTFGGNPVITAVAVEIIKKISNQSLLENVKVNGEYLMKRLNKVKEKTDKIVEVRGRGFMVGIQLNEDPTELVNKCIENGLFICKSCNSTARMLPPLITTKEQIDEAIEIFTKVITT, from the coding sequence ATGTCTATTGTAAAAGATAGCGTTGTTATAAAAATAGGGGGAGCAGTATTAGATAGAAAGAAAACTATAGATGAATTATCGTGGAATATTTTAAAACTAAAAGATAGATTCAGATTTATCCTTGTCCACGGTGGAGGTAAGGAAATTACAAAACAGCTAAAAAATTGTGGGATAGAATCAAAATTTTCTGGTGGGTTGAGAATAACCACAGATAAAGAAATTGACATAATTGATAATGTAATTACCAATAAAATTAATAAGAACATTATACATAAGTTTCAGAATGATGGTATCAATGTCATAGGACTTTCTGGAGAAAACAACAATTTATTTGAAATTGAGCCAGTTGTCTTCGATGGTATAACAAAATCAAGAGTAGGTAAAATTGTAAATACAAAAAAGGAGATACTTCTAAATTACCTTGATAAAGGAATTATACCTGTTGTCTCCCCCATTTGTATGAACTCCCATAATAAAAGATTCAACGTAAATGCCGACGAGGTTGCATACGCCATTGCGACAGCTATCAAAGCTAAAGTTTTAATCTTCATTTCAGATGTTTCTGGAGTCTATGTAAATGGTAAACTTATAAATTCCTTAAATATAGAAAACATTCACCAATTAATTAAAAAAGAAATTGCTACGGGAGGTATGGCTGTAAAATTAAAATCTAGTGCAAATTGCATACAAAAAGGTGTTGAAAAAGTTATTATTACAAATTGGGCAGGGAGGTCAACCCTAATAAATATTTTAGAAAACAAAAAGAAAGAATTAACCGTAATAAAAAGAGGAGGTATTAAAATGGCTGATAATCAATGGATTCAATTATCAAACGAGGTATTAATTCAATCATATCATCGACCTAATATTTTAATAGAACGTGGTGATGGGATTTATCTGTATGATTCAAAAGGGAGAAGATATATTGATTTCATCTCGAGTGTTGCTGTTTCTTCCTTAGGGCATAGTGATAAGGACTTGATCAATAAGGCTGTCGAACAGTTGAATCAGTTATGGCACTGCTCCAACTTATACCATTCCAGACCTCATATTGAACTTGCTAAGTTGCTGACAGAAAAAACATTTGCAGACAAGGTTTTCTTTGTAAACAGCGGTGCTGAAGCGGTTGAAACAGCCTTGAAATTTGCCAGAAAATGGGCATACGCAAATAAAGGCGAAGAATGTTATGAATTCATTTGTTTCAAGAACTCATTTCATGGAAGAAGCTATGGTGCTTTATCTGCAACCGGTAATGAAAATTACTGGATAGGTTATAAACCCCTTGTTCCCGGTATAAAATTTGCCGAAATGAACAATATTAACTCTGTTAAAGAGCTCATTAGTGAAAAAACATGTGCTATCCTGATAGAACCGATACAGGGAGAAGGTGGTATACACCCTGCCACTAAAGAATTCATACAAGAGATTAAAGAACTCTCTACAAAACACAATTTTCTACTGATATTCGATGAGATTCAATGTGGATTGGGTCGGACTGGATATTTTAATGCATACGAGTATTACGAAATTGAACCTGATATCATGACAATTGCCAAACCCTTAGGTGGAGGATTACCAATCGGCGTCACACTAACAACGAACAGAATAGCGGAAAATATTAAACCAGGTGACCATGGATCAACTTTCGGTGGAAATCCTGTAATTACCGCTGTAGCGGTAGAGATTATTAAAAAGATCTCAAATCAATCATTACTGGAAAACGTAAAAGTCAACGGTGAATACTTAATGAAGAGACTGAATAAGGTCAAAGAAAAAACAGATAAAATAGTTGAAGTTAGAGGTAGAGGTTTTATGGTCGGAATTCAGCTAAATGAAGATCCTACAGAACTTGTAAATAAATGCATTGAAAATGGATTGTTTATCTGCAAAAGCTGTAATAGTACAGCAAGGATGTTACCTCCACTAATCACAACAAAAGAGCAGATTGATGAGGCAATTGAAATATTCACTAAAGTGATAACAACGTGA
- a CDS encoding N-acetyl-gamma-glutamyl-phosphate reductase: MNIRTGIFGVSGYTGEELLKRLQHNEKVDLKFATSNSYKGKSLGEIYPTLFRWSDLIITDNDVDTLPEVDAVFLCLPAGQSFKYIFKYIDRNTKIIDLGADYRFSEPESYKKWYGIENPLKDYTSYTAYGLPEFFRNQIKNAKIVANPGCYPTSILLGIIPLLKEDIIESSTIIVDSKSGCSGTGRKPTERTHFININENIIIYNAGRIHRHVGEIEEKIELLTNKKAQIIFNPQIIPVNRGILSNIYCKLKKDTSIEEIYLAYEKYYSNEIFIKLKKDIYPSLKDVIYTNYCFIHVIKVENSPYITIVSTIDNLVKGASGQAIQNFNIIFGMEETLCLL, encoded by the coding sequence ATGAATATAAGAACAGGAATTTTTGGAGTTTCAGGTTACACGGGAGAAGAATTGTTAAAGAGACTACAACATAACGAAAAAGTAGATCTAAAATTTGCCACGTCAAACAGTTATAAAGGCAAATCCTTAGGTGAAATTTATCCTACTCTTTTCAGATGGTCAGATCTTATAATTACAGATAATGATGTTGATACACTTCCTGAAGTCGATGCTGTATTTTTATGTTTACCGGCAGGACAAAGTTTTAAATATATCTTCAAATATATTGATAGAAACACGAAAATAATTGACCTTGGCGCTGATTATAGGTTCTCCGAACCTGAATCTTATAAGAAATGGTACGGTATAGAAAATCCATTAAAAGATTATACCAGTTACACCGCGTATGGTCTGCCTGAATTTTTCAGAAATCAGATAAAAAATGCAAAAATAGTAGCAAATCCAGGTTGCTATCCAACCTCAATCCTACTCGGGATAATACCTTTATTAAAAGAAGATATAATAGAATCATCTACTATCATAGTCGATTCAAAATCTGGATGCTCAGGAACCGGAAGGAAACCAACAGAAAGAACACATTTTATTAACATAAATGAGAATATTATCATTTATAACGCAGGTAGAATTCACAGGCATGTTGGTGAAATCGAGGAGAAAATAGAGCTTCTTACAAATAAAAAGGCTCAGATCATTTTCAATCCTCAGATAATACCGGTTAATCGAGGTATCCTATCAAATATATACTGCAAATTGAAAAAAGATACCAGCATTGAAGAGATATACTTAGCCTATGAAAAATATTATTCAAATGAGATTTTCATAAAACTAAAAAAAGATATATATCCTTCACTAAAAGACGTTATATATACAAATTATTGTTTTATCCATGTAATTAAAGTTGAGAATTCACCGTATATTACAATAGTTTCAACCATAGATAACCTGGTAAAAGGAGCCAGTGGTCAAGCGATACAAAATTTTAACATAATCTTTGGTATGGAGGAAACCCTATGTCTATTGTAA
- a CDS encoding dicarboxylate/amino acid:cation symporter, with translation MKLPKISRKFRLPLYIILSIILGTAAGLVFKKYIYGTADVIGTIFLNLLKLITVPLIFTSISTGVISLSNSKNLGRLGLKTVAYYLISSLVAIITGLTLTNIIKPGTGSNLSTLLKPVENLNIEAISLRDIIVRMFPPNIFESFAKGDMLPVIIFSIIIGFFISRAATRSRILLSRILESAFELMMKITEFILRLAPIGIFGIVAKIVSTTGLDIFANLGKYFLTVLTGLLIHYFVSLPLFIYILTKLNPYKHMANMAPALLTAFSTASSSATLPLTLECAEVNSGISNKISSFVFPLGATINMDGTALYECSAAIFISQVYGVDLSFGQQFIVIFTALLASIGAAGIPMAGLVMLVIVLRSVGLPTEGIGIILAVDRILDMIRTSTNVWSDSTGAIIIASTENEIDNAIFNN, from the coding sequence ATGAAATTACCAAAGATTAGTCGAAAATTCAGGTTACCACTATATATAATATTAAGCATAATACTCGGAACAGCCGCTGGTCTCGTTTTCAAAAAGTACATTTACGGAACCGCCGATGTTATAGGGACAATATTCTTAAATCTGTTAAAATTAATCACTGTGCCACTAATATTTACTTCAATTTCTACAGGCGTAATCAGTCTGAGTAATTCCAAAAATCTTGGTAGACTTGGGCTAAAAACAGTCGCTTATTATCTTATATCAAGTCTTGTTGCTATCATAACCGGTTTGACTTTAACAAACATAATAAAACCAGGCACTGGTTCCAATTTATCTACTCTACTTAAACCGGTTGAAAATCTCAATATAGAGGCTATTTCTCTACGCGACATAATCGTCAGGATGTTTCCACCAAACATATTTGAGTCATTCGCGAAAGGAGACATGCTACCTGTAATAATATTTTCAATTATCATAGGTTTTTTTATATCTAGGGCAGCTACAAGAAGCAGGATATTATTATCACGTATTCTTGAGTCGGCATTTGAGCTGATGATGAAAATAACAGAGTTCATCCTCAGGCTGGCTCCCATTGGTATATTTGGTATTGTTGCTAAGATTGTCAGTACAACCGGTCTTGATATCTTTGCTAATCTGGGAAAATACTTTTTAACAGTTCTAACAGGTCTTTTAATTCACTACTTCGTATCTCTGCCACTTTTTATCTATATTCTAACAAAGCTAAACCCCTATAAACACATGGCAAATATGGCTCCAGCACTCTTAACAGCCTTTTCTACTGCTTCTTCCTCTGCTACACTGCCTTTAACTTTAGAATGTGCGGAGGTAAACTCAGGTATATCTAACAAAATTTCAAGCTTTGTATTTCCTCTTGGTGCTACTATTAATATGGACGGAACAGCTTTATATGAGTGTAGCGCGGCAATTTTTATATCCCAGGTATATGGAGTAGACCTTTCATTCGGACAACAATTTATCGTTATTTTTACTGCCTTACTCGCCTCCATTGGTGCAGCGGGTATTCCAATGGCAGGACTTGTAATGCTTGTGATAGTTCTCAGATCTGTTGGACTTCCAACAGAGGGAATAGGCATTATACTTGCAGTTGACAGAATACTTGATATGATAAGGACCTCAACTAATGTATGGAGCGATAGCACAGGAGCTATTATAATAGCATCTACTGAGAATGAAATCGACAACGCTATATTTAACAATTAA
- a CDS encoding glycosyltransferase family 2 protein, which produces MKDFIIIIPAYNSSNTIEKLLTTIKSLYRGIDIVVIDDGSRDYTVKVLEKFKNVDVLRNKVNRGKGYSLKKGLLYAKKMGYRYAITIDSDLQHPPEKIGEFIKANNGGDYEFVSGWRDFSPKIMPFHRILSNTITSLLISLRTGKRIHDSQCGFRLYKLENFKIGYYKENGFQFESEYLIRTLLKPDINFREIKIPTIYSRGSKSSINNLLDTIKFTMLFFRSYLW; this is translated from the coding sequence ATGAAAGATTTTATTATAATTATCCCTGCGTACAATTCATCGAATACCATTGAAAAATTGCTTACAACGATAAAGAGTTTGTATAGGGGGATTGATATTGTGGTTATTGATGATGGTTCGCGCGATTATACGGTAAAAGTTCTTGAGAAATTTAAAAATGTTGATGTGCTTAGAAACAAAGTCAATAGAGGAAAAGGTTATTCATTAAAAAAGGGATTGTTATATGCAAAAAAGATGGGTTACAGGTATGCGATTACCATTGATTCAGATTTACAGCATCCTCCAGAAAAAATTGGTGAATTTATAAAAGCAAATAATGGAGGGGATTATGAATTTGTTTCTGGTTGGAGGGATTTTAGTCCTAAAATAATGCCTTTTCATCGAATTTTGTCAAATACAATAACATCATTACTAATTTCTTTGAGGACAGGCAAAAGGATTCATGATAGTCAATGTGGATTTCGGCTTTATAAATTGGAAAATTTTAAGATTGGATATTATAAAGAAAATGGGTTCCAGTTTGAGAGTGAGTATTTGATAAGAACCCTATTAAAACCTGATATTAACTTTCGTGAGATAAAAATTCCAACGATATATAGTAGGGGTAGTAAAAGCAGTATAAATAACCTTCTTGACACAATCAAATTTACTATGTTATTTTTCAGGAGCTATTTATGGTAG
- a CDS encoding small multi-drug export protein, which translates to MVEGQALNEILKIIAITFVPALELRASIPFGIFSTSYTWIEVFIISIVANIILGVFVFVILDYFVNIVTKVPFFDKIWDLYVKKTQKRIEKGVNKYGEWAVAVFIGIPLPGSGVYTGALASYLIGLKLKKFLIANVIGVLIAGILVTVACLTGIEAFKIFIKNY; encoded by the coding sequence ATGGTAGAAGGACAAGCTTTAAATGAAATATTAAAAATTATAGCAATTACATTTGTTCCGGCATTAGAGCTCAGAGCTTCGATTCCTTTTGGAATATTCTCCACGAGCTACACATGGATTGAAGTATTTATAATTTCAATAGTTGCCAATATTATTCTTGGAGTTTTTGTTTTTGTTATCCTCGATTATTTTGTTAATATAGTTACAAAAGTCCCTTTTTTCGATAAAATATGGGATTTGTATGTCAAAAAAACACAGAAGCGGATAGAGAAAGGTGTGAATAAATATGGAGAGTGGGCAGTTGCAGTATTTATTGGGATACCATTGCCAGGGAGTGGAGTTTATACCGGTGCACTTGCTTCTTATTTAATTGGTTTAAAATTAAAAAAATTCCTTATAGCAAATGTAATTGGAGTATTAATAGCTGGAATCCTTGTAACAGTGGCATGCCTTACAGGTATAGAGGCATTTAAGATTTTTATAAAGAATTATTAG
- a CDS encoding radical SAM protein yields the protein MFDPIEKAEEICSIVVDDNKRKYYRISRAGRFYGGIATCDCVGCNLDCVFCWSNYPRNNPKKCGRFYNPESIFQSLVSTARRYGYRQLRISGNEITISKKHLIELLKIVNNTNYIFILETNGTLIDEDYARELKIFKNLRVRVSFKGTNRDEFALLTGANPSGFDRQLLALENLYKNKISCWASVVISFSTEENVKNFKKLIGNVSKFLAERIEYEMIFILPHVKKRLEEKGIEPIIYENTILNNGIAK from the coding sequence ATGTTTGATCCTATAGAAAAAGCTGAAGAGATATGCTCTATTGTTGTAGATGATAATAAAAGAAAATATTATCGTATCAGTAGAGCAGGTCGATTTTACGGTGGAATAGCCACATGCGATTGTGTTGGTTGTAATCTGGACTGTGTATTTTGCTGGAGTAATTATCCCAGAAATAATCCTAAAAAATGTGGCAGGTTTTATAATCCGGAGAGTATATTCCAATCCCTGGTTTCAACTGCAAGAAGATATGGTTATAGACAACTTAGGATAAGTGGTAATGAAATAACTATTTCAAAGAAACACCTGATTGAGCTTCTAAAAATAGTGAACAATACAAATTATATTTTTATTCTTGAAACCAATGGAACGTTAATTGATGAAGATTATGCAAGGGAGTTAAAGATATTTAAAAATTTGAGGGTCCGTGTATCATTTAAAGGGACAAATAGGGATGAGTTTGCTTTACTGACAGGAGCAAATCCCAGTGGATTCGACAGACAATTATTGGCACTGGAGAATCTTTATAAAAATAAAATATCATGCTGGGCAAGCGTGGTGATATCTTTTAGCACCGAAGAGAATGTAAAAAATTTTAAAAAGTTAATAGGTAATGTATCAAAATTTTTAGCTGAAAGAATAGAGTATGAAATGATCTTCATTCTCCCTCATGTAAAGAAAAGATTAGAGGAAAAAGGGATTGAACCAATTATTTACGAAAATACTATACTAAATAATGGCATTGCTAAGTAA
- a CDS encoding radical SAM protein, whose translation MALLSKCPICNKEAIISKNLFACVDCIRLNRNNVIDKILEIHRKSRRVFSLPEKVPVDGTVNCGICGNNCKMKEGEYGFCGLRKNVDGKLVHEAGDKNNGYLNWYYDILPTNCVADWVCEGSKNPGKKNLAVFYRSCSFNCLFCQNWHFREYKSASKVSDKQLASFIDENTFCICYFGGDPSTQIFHAVSTSEKAIAKKKDVRICWETNGNISNAYIDDMIRLSLDSGGIIKFDLKTFDERLNIALCGVTNKNTLRNFEYVADYIDRRANPPLLVASTLLVPGYIDEKEVFKIAKFIARIDKNIPYILLAFYPTFFLSDLPRTPKKLADNCYRVSIEAGLVNVRIGNIHLLW comes from the coding sequence ATGGCATTGCTAAGTAAATGCCCGATATGCAATAAAGAAGCCATTATTTCAAAAAATTTATTTGCCTGTGTCGATTGCATCAGGTTAAATAGAAATAATGTAATTGATAAAATACTGGAAATACACAGAAAGTCCCGTAGGGTTTTTAGTCTACCAGAAAAAGTACCTGTAGATGGTACTGTTAATTGCGGTATATGTGGTAACAATTGCAAAATGAAAGAAGGGGAGTACGGCTTTTGTGGATTGAGAAAGAATGTAGATGGGAAACTAGTTCATGAGGCGGGAGATAAAAATAATGGATACTTGAATTGGTATTATGATATTTTACCGACAAATTGTGTTGCAGATTGGGTTTGTGAGGGATCAAAAAATCCCGGTAAAAAGAATTTGGCAGTCTTTTATAGAAGTTGTTCCTTCAATTGCCTATTCTGTCAAAACTGGCACTTCAGGGAATATAAATCAGCCAGTAAAGTATCTGATAAACAATTAGCAAGTTTTATAGACGAAAATACTTTTTGCATTTGCTATTTTGGGGGTGATCCATCGACTCAGATATTTCATGCCGTGTCAACCTCTGAAAAGGCAATAGCTAAAAAGAAGGATGTTAGAATATGCTGGGAAACAAATGGTAATATTTCGAACGCTTATATTGATGATATGATTCGGTTAAGCCTGGATAGTGGGGGGATAATTAAATTTGATTTAAAAACTTTTGATGAAAGATTGAACATTGCTCTTTGCGGTGTAACAAATAAGAATACATTAAGAAATTTTGAATATGTGGCAGATTATATAGACAGGCGAGCTAATCCACCACTGCTGGTAGCAAGTACTTTGCTTGTACCCGGTTATATAGATGAAAAAGAAGTGTTTAAAATTGCAAAGTTTATCGCCAGAATTGATAAAAATATACCCTACATTCTCCTTGCTTTCTATCCAACATTTTTCTTATCAGATTTACCGCGAACACCTAAGAAATTGGCTGATAACTGTTATCGAGTGTCGATAGAGGCAGGATTGGTAAATGTAAGAATAGGGAATATTCACCTTTTATGGTAA
- a CDS encoding glycosyltransferase family 9 protein encodes MIQKPLDLLKLIPPKYLKVTSNLTLNLLDFISISKIIRKKEKRILNNVKKLHRVLVVADYNIGDSLLILPAVGTLKYYLKDVEIDYIFNEGVESLIGKIPFISNIFPIFSSSVDFSYKNLNRLISVIKNKGYDVIFNFCPFFNENHFKNIEIPILYPWRLIFEILESYHRGDRTHISYRIVEYIKDIIYLLRNSIKINDLKDYKPEMKLYIDEDTICKSREFLRANGLDLSRNIIFIHPDSSSKYTFINGDFYKKLIYRLSCNDKVGGIILGPTYNFRNINRRICHYLKTKYRNKVIYFPEDASIEFFAALVDCCSVYIGLDTGPIHIVAAKKFGYNKKTPLNNRTAIVGLYKASDSRIYGYDSFSNLHIDSYQNAPARVFEAKPRCKSISCTLQKIIRTCKYNYCDRLLDADKVYIYIKNILDKYDKNVLYQGNSELFRQILHKHIVLDEGCISNIEK; translated from the coding sequence ATGATTCAGAAACCTTTAGATTTATTAAAACTAATCCCACCTAAATATTTAAAAGTAACAAGCAATCTTACTCTTAATCTACTGGACTTCATAAGTATTAGTAAAATTATTCGCAAAAAAGAAAAGAGGATTTTAAATAATGTAAAAAAACTACATCGAGTACTTGTAGTAGCAGATTACAATATAGGTGATTCTTTATTAATTCTACCTGCTGTAGGGACTTTAAAGTATTATTTAAAAGATGTCGAAATCGATTATATTTTCAACGAAGGTGTTGAAAGTCTTATTGGTAAAATTCCATTTATATCTAATATATTCCCGATATTTAGTAGCAGTGTTGATTTTTCATACAAAAATTTAAATAGATTAATAAGTGTAATCAAAAATAAAGGGTATGACGTTATTTTTAATTTCTGCCCATTTTTTAATGAGAACCATTTTAAAAATATTGAAATACCTATATTGTATCCATGGAGGTTGATTTTCGAAATATTAGAGTCTTACCATCGTGGTGACAGAACTCATATTTCATATAGAATTGTCGAATATATTAAAGATATAATTTATCTATTAAGAAATAGTATTAAAATAAATGATTTAAAAGATTATAAGCCAGAGATGAAGTTGTATATCGATGAGGACACTATTTGTAAATCCAGAGAATTTTTAAGGGCTAATGGATTGGATTTATCAAGAAACATAATCTTTATCCATCCTGATTCATCAAGTAAATATACATTTATCAATGGAGATTTTTATAAAAAGCTAATATATAGGCTATCATGTAATGATAAGGTTGGGGGTATAATTCTCGGTCCGACATATAATTTCAGAAATATTAATAGGAGAATTTGTCATTACCTTAAAACTAAATATCGAAATAAGGTCATATATTTCCCTGAAGATGCTTCTATTGAATTTTTTGCAGCTCTGGTGGATTGCTGCTCTGTATATATAGGACTTGATACAGGACCAATTCATATTGTAGCTGCAAAGAAGTTTGGTTATAATAAGAAAACACCTTTGAATAATAGAACTGCTATCGTAGGACTTTACAAAGCCTCGGATTCAAGGATTTATGGATATGATTCATTTTCAAATTTACATATAGATTCTTATCAGAATGCACCAGCCAGAGTTTTTGAAGCAAAACCAAGATGTAAAAGTATTAGCTGTACGTTGCAGAAAATTATTAGAACCTGCAAATATAATTATTGTGATAGGTTATTAGATGCCGATAAGGTGTATATTTACATTAAAAATATATTGGATAAATATGATAAAAATGTTCTATATCAGGGAAATTCGGAATTATTTAGGCAAATATTACACAAGCATATAGTTTTGGATGAAGGTTGCATCTCAAATATTGAAAAATAA
- a CDS encoding small multi-drug export protein, translated as MKVASQILKNNSLDRFSFIIGISLFVVIAIVLSLIFIFDRIMFLKVMGVITASIVGGRITAIVVGIELKLYNIVICIVLFLVNVTFLLILYPFITHFHENVIERKFLKNILNLSYEKAKKEKNKWSKIGTFSVPVFIWLPFPLTGAIAGSFLGLFLGMKKDILLITVIVSMLVGILSWTFGFEYFVNIIGPTGKIVTYVIIALLLIFTFIDRLLNGKKNFKQN; from the coding sequence ATGAAGGTTGCATCTCAAATATTGAAAAATAATTCACTGGATAGATTTAGTTTCATAATCGGTATATCGTTATTCGTAGTGATTGCTATTGTTTTATCATTGATATTTATTTTTGATAGAATAATGTTCTTGAAAGTTATGGGTGTAATTACTGCGTCGATAGTTGGTGGGAGAATCACCGCTATTGTGGTAGGTATAGAATTAAAATTATATAATATTGTAATATGTATAGTTTTATTTCTGGTAAATGTTACATTTTTATTAATATTATACCCTTTTATAACGCACTTTCATGAAAATGTAATTGAGAGGAAATTTTTAAAAAATATTCTTAATCTCTCATATGAAAAAGCTAAAAAAGAGAAAAATAAATGGTCAAAAATTGGTACTTTTTCTGTTCCTGTGTTCATCTGGCTTCCTTTTCCATTGACAGGGGCAATAGCGGGTTCATTTCTGGGATTATTTCTTGGAATGAAAAAGGATATTTTATTGATCACGGTAATTGTATCAATGCTAGTGGGCATACTAAGTTGGACATTTGGTTTTGAATACTTTGTCAATATAATAGGCCCTACTGGTAAGATAGTTACATATGTAATTATAGCTTTATTGTTGATATTCACATTTATCGACAGGTTATTAAATGGCAAAAAGAATTTTAAGCAAAACTGA
- a CDS encoding sulfotransferase, whose translation MAKRILSKTEGNNIKTVLILTIPRSGSSLLAGILHRLGIPMGNPFDLSKGKHLNKYGCYEDQEFQRINLNILFESGLLLDLTKRLDINEDLLERKVQKYNDRIKNFIRSRKKEIWGFKDPALSYIVPYVHQLFENPYYIHLKRDIADTAASLYKTSRFRYWLPELKEKFPLFSWRNRFLLIPTAIFLLFRKFREYKGIDTYYEVVKKGHERIEKFLADKKYIEIHIENLLRNPRHMLNVIIDFLEISPTEDQINEALNFINPDILGNYQAKYKSLEYH comes from the coding sequence ATGGCAAAAAGAATTTTAAGCAAAACTGAAGGTAATAATATAAAAACGGTATTAATACTCACAATTCCGCGTAGTGGTTCTTCACTGCTCGCTGGTATTCTGCATCGTTTGGGTATTCCAATGGGAAATCCGTTTGATCTTTCTAAGGGAAAACACTTAAACAAATATGGTTGTTATGAAGATCAGGAGTTTCAGCGAATAAATTTAAATATACTTTTTGAATCAGGATTATTGCTTGATTTAACGAAAAGGCTCGACATTAATGAGGATTTACTTGAAAGAAAAGTACAAAAGTATAATGATAGAATAAAAAATTTTATTAGAAGTCGCAAAAAAGAAATATGGGGTTTTAAAGATCCCGCATTGTCTTATATCGTTCCTTATGTCCATCAGCTTTTTGAAAATCCCTATTACATCCATTTAAAAAGGGACATTGCCGATACGGCTGCTTCGCTTTATAAAACCTCGAGGTTTAGATATTGGTTGCCAGAGTTAAAAGAAAAATTTCCTCTTTTTAGCTGGAGGAATAGATTTCTACTTATTCCTACGGCTATTTTTTTATTATTCAGAAAGTTCAGGGAGTATAAAGGTATTGATACCTATTACGAAGTTGTAAAAAAAGGGCATGAAAGGATTGAGAAATTTCTGGCTGACAAAAAATATATTGAAATACATATAGAAAATCTTCTTAGAAATCCAAGGCACATGTTGAATGTTATAATTGATTTCCTCGAGATATCTCCAACTGAGGACCAGATCAATGAAGCATTGAATTTTATTAATCCAGATATTTTGGGGAATTATCAAGCAAAATATAAGAGTTTAGAATATCACTAA
- a CDS encoding Mth938-like domain-containing protein — protein MRIDSYKFGEIIIEGVKYNHDVIIFPDKVKSNWWRKNGHNLCDEDIKEILDYKPDVLIIGKGKYGIMRVPDELIKKLKGMGIDVIVANTDKAVVLYNESKVEEKVGAFHLTC, from the coding sequence ATGAGAATCGATAGTTATAAGTTTGGTGAAATAATTATTGAAGGAGTGAAATATAATCACGATGTAATAATCTTTCCTGATAAGGTAAAGAGCAACTGGTGGAGAAAGAATGGACATAATCTATGTGATGAGGATATCAAAGAAATTTTGGACTATAAACCTGATGTATTGATTATAGGCAAAGGTAAATATGGAATAATGAGAGTCCCCGATGAACTTATTAAGAAGTTAAAAGGAATGGGAATAGATGTAATTGTAGCTAATACTGATAAGGCTGTCGTATTATATAATGAATCTAAAGTTGAGGAAAAAGTTGGAGCTTTTCATTTAACATGCTAA